From the genome of Helicoverpa zea isolate HzStark_Cry1AcR chromosome 1, ilHelZeax1.1, whole genome shotgun sequence, one region includes:
- the LOC124635108 gene encoding uncharacterized protein LOC124635108 gives MVRNYLKKKGPPKYSEEKLQRALDEIKAGTLTIHKASVLYGIPFATLYCRNKGTRGAIKKCKGRRTALPENVENVLATSVKTLAKWGFGLSRKEIIELVGQYVNVNKIETPFKRGIPGEDWFLNFKKRHNLSIRKPEPLEYARKKAATDPFIIYGYFDLLKKILTELNLEDKPKQIWNLDESSLSLDPSKSRIVGERGECSSRVISTSGRENTTFVLAANAAGGRAPPLIIFKAKNVWDQWKAPPDKEYPGTAYAATPNGWMETEVFKNYFEKVLIPALGNDRPVLVIYDGHSTHVSLNLVETALAKDITILKLPAHTSDQLQPLDVSVFKSFKQKWDQTVASWQRQNIGKKLPKALFSQFLGETWVSVSENVIMSGFRKSGIFPFNSDVIPRENFSKDALERWEMHLAGELARDNEASPDPHRSTFNNSSPSILNLPASEEEAIPTTPQSTIFSDQSSQNSVPVNPQSNETPVHNATPTISFEQIILSTIQQKQLPVNKEKKRKVASGAEVVTSARMLEVLKEKEKLIANNKAKINKKKAKINKKIGKKEIKVKKNAKDSESDTTDADSDNEVHYANSDESEWLEEEAEYLIESDDEDVMAGINKENEPGEDIGLDIHINQWVIVKYTLVKGHKYYVGFIQKQIDSRWEVKFARRKGAAFAWPIIEDIDTITADSIVKILPNPTITKRGIIYFDFKFRNMIIS, from the coding sequence ATGGTGcgaaattatctaaaaaaaaaaggaCCTCCGAAATACTCGGAAGAAAAATTACAAAGAGCTCTTGATGAAATAAAAGCCGGTACGCTTACCATACACAAAGCGTCTGTTCTTTACGGAATTCCATTTGCAACATTGTATTGCCGAAACAAGGGAACTCGAGgagctataaaaaaatgtaagggACGCAGAACTGCACTTCCCGAAAATGTTGAAAATGTTTTGGCAACATCTGTTAAAACACTTGCTAAATGGGGCTTTGGTCTTAGTCGGAAGGAAATTATAGAGCTAGTAGGCCAGTACGTTAACGTTAATAAAATAGAAACCCCATTTAAGAGAGGCATACCAGGGGAAGACTGGTTCCTTAATTTCAAAAAACGACATAATTTGTCAATCCGAAAGCCAGAACCATTAGAGTATGCGAGAAAAAAGGCTGCCACGGATCCATTCATCATCTATGGATATTTTGACCTTTTGAAAAAAATCCTGACAGAGCTAAACTTAGAAGACAAGCCCAAACAAATATGGAATTTGGACGAAAGCAGTCTCAGTCTCGATCCATCGAAATCCAGAATAGTAGGAGAAAGAGGTGAATGCTCATCCAGAGTTATCAGCACGTCTGGAAGAGAGAACACGACTTTTGTACTGGCTGCTAATGCTGCAGGTGGTCGAGCGCCACCTCTAATCATTTTTAAGGCGAAAAATGTATGGGACCAGTGGAAGGCACCCCCAGATAAGGAATATCCCGGTACAGCCTACGCTGCTACCCCGAATGGTTGGATGGAGACAGAGgtgtttaaaaactattttgaaaaAGTTCTTATACCAGCTCTGGGTAATGATCGACCTGTACTTGTCATATACGATGGCCACTCCACACATGTGTCTCTCAATCTAGTAGAAACTGCTTTGGCCAAAGACATAACAATTCTTAAACTGCCAGCTCACACAAGTGACCAACTGCAGCCATTGGACGTTTCTGTTTTCAaatcttttaaacaaaaatgggACCAAACTGTTGCCTCTTGGCAGCGGCAGAATATTGGTAAAAAGCTACCTAAAGCGCTGTTCTCGCAATTTTTGGGAGAAACTTGGGTCAGTGTCAGTGAAAATGTTATCATGAGCGGATTTAGAAAGTCAGGGATATTTCCATTTAATTCTGACGTCATTCCAAGAGAAAATTTTTCTAAGGACGCTTTAGAGCGTTGGGAGATGCACCTTGCAGGTGAGCTTGCGAGAGATAATGAGGCGAGTCCTGATCCTCATCGGTCAACTTTTAATAACTCATCGCCATCGATTTTAAATCTACCAGCTTCCGAGGAGGAGGCCATTCCCACAACACCTCAATCGACAATTTTCAGTGATCAATCGTCACAGAATTCCGTACCAGTAAATCCTCAATCAAATGAGACGCCAGTCCATAATGCCACGCCAACAATATCATTTGAACAGATAATTCTTTCAACTATACAGCAAAAACAACTGcctgtaaataaagaaaagaaaCGTAAGGTTGCCTCCGGTGCTGAAGTGGTTACGTCTGCTAGAATGCTCGAAGTATTaaaggaaaaagaaaagttaatcGCAAACaataaagctaaaataaacaagaaaaaagctaaaataaacaagaaaataggaaagaaagaaataaaagtaaagaaaaatgcTAAAGATTCAGAAAGTGACACTACAGATGCTGATTCAGATAATGAAGTGCATTATGCGAATTCTGACGAAAGTGAATGGTTGGAAGAGGAAGCTGAATATCTTATTGAGTCTGATGATGAAGATGTAATGGCAGGAATTAACAAAGAAAATGAACCAGGAGAGGATATTGGGCTAGATATTCATATTAACCAGTGGGTTATTGTTAAATATACTTTGGTGAAGGGACATAAATATTACGTAGGCTTCATTCAAAAACAGATAGACAGTCGTTGGGAGGTAAAGTTTGCACGACGTAAGGGGGCAGCTTTTGCATGGCCTATAATAGAAGATATTGATACAATTACCGCTGATTCCATAGTTAAAATATTGCCAAACCCTACAATAACCAAGCGTGGTATAATATACTTTGATTTCAAATTCAGAAATATGATTATTTCGTAA
- the LOC124635118 gene encoding GPI mannosyltransferase 4 — MFLKSDILKAISFRNPVKLPFSYWVLVILRFILTALPQHGYIHPDEFFQNVEVIAGDIFAVDISRTWEFNPKFPIRNIFIPKMILGPPLHFIRLVNPYAKHYLNVDFKTPFYLLVIPRIFICLLSLINDYCLYRICVIYGQNFRNRLKIFASSYVVFVYCCRSFSNTFEMIFFSMLLLIVAECMMKSDKVIYHNEFLKEKYEQATSAVEKVKIFKMSTHLPSHSLNKVIVLSTIVVIGIFNRPTFVGFAFPPIFFWLHRGLGSKVVGFKDFHYRIFMFIMCGVPTALLLILVDSGYYGYITMADIESLKVSWDNWVVTPLNFLRYNSDMRNLTQHGLHPRWLHLAVNVPLLFNVLGILAIVTLTVNTYRFVRGQYSKLPRIQSITGLMLFSLVIPIAALSLFPHQEARFIIPVLVPLIYLFGNHLHTNESDGPRTRRFKTTIRYTWYTLNALLTLFFGFIHQGGIYPFANSLFHEIKNNYGVHTHVITTHSYSIPTFLLQLESTTKVYKDKKTGHKYRLAPTTFIHKYGSLPMHHLFVKVDDVLTNAEMMLHDYKKRYRFYIASPCSLEQDLRSAAAKYHYFELIEEFSYYPHFCTEAFPKFPSSHDQYCLDNTFLRANESRAIDLNMLQRISCFMKKFCLRIYRVKPERKHPSGYS, encoded by the exons atgtttttaaaaagcgATATCCTCAAAGCGATTTCATTCAGGAATCCTGTGAAGTTACCATTTTCATACTGGGTGTTGGTGATCCTGAGGTTCATCCTCACCGCGCTGCCGCAGCATGGTTATATACATCCAGATGAATTCTTCCAAAATGTCGAGGTTATCGCTG GTGACATATTTGCAGTCGACATCTCAAGAACATGGGAGTTCAACCCAAAGTTCCCCAtcagaaatattttcattccCAAAATGATCCTCGGTCCACCTCTTCATTTTATACGATTAGTTAACCCTTACGCCAAACACTATCTTAATGTGGATTTCAAAACTCCATTCTACTTGCTGGTAATTCCTCGAATTTTTATATGCCTGCTGTCGCTCATAAATGATTACTGTTTGTACAGAATTTGCGTTATATACGGACAAAACTTTAGAAATAGGCTAAAGATTTTCGCAAGCTCCTATGTAGTTTTCGTCTACTGCTGCAGAAGTTTCTCTAACACATTCGAAATGATTTTCTTCTCCATGCTTCTACTTATAGTAGCTGAATGCATGATGAAATCTGACAAAGTCATTTACCACAACGAatttcttaaagaaaaatatgagcAAGCGACATCAGCTGTTGAAAAAGTTAAGATTTTCAAGATGTCCACACATCTTCCCAGTCATAGCTTGAACAAAGTTATAGTACTGTCTACAATTGTAGTTATAGGGATCTTCAATCGTCCTACGTTTGTAGGTTTTGCTTTCCCACCGATATTCTTTTGGCTTCATAGAGGGTTAGGTTCTAAAGTGGTGGGGTTTAAGGATTTTCACTATAGgatatttatgtttataatgTGTGGGGTTCCGACGGCTTTGTTGCTGATTCTTGTGGACTCGGGGTACTATGGGTACATAACGATGGCGGATATAGAGTCTCTGAAGGTGTCGTGGGACAACTGGGTGGTGACGCCGCTGAACTTCCTGCGGTACAACTCGGACATGCGCAACCTGACGCAGCACGGGCTGCACCCGCGGTGGCTGCACCTTGCAGTCAACGTGCCGCTGCTGTTCAACGTGCTGGGGATACTCGCCATCGTCACCCTGACCGTCAATACCTATAG GTTCGTTCGTGGGCAATACAGCAAGTTGCCGCGAATACAGAGCATCACAGGTCTGATGTTATTCTCTCTAGTCATACCGATCGCCGCACTCTCACTGTTCCCGCACCAGGAGGCGCGATTCATCATTCCAGTACTCGTACCTCTCATATACCTGTTCGGAAACCATCTCCACACCAACGAGAGTGACGGACCAAGGACAAGAAGATTCAAAACAACGATTCGTTACACTTGGTATACATTAAACGCTCTACTTACCCTATTCTTCGGATTCATCCATCAAGGAGGCATTTACCCTTTTGCAAATAGCCTTTTCCATGAAATCAAGAACAACTATGGAGTCCACACCCATGTTATAACGACCCATAGTTACAGTATACCCACATTTCTGCTACAGTTGGAAAGTACCACGAAAGTGTACAAGGATAAGAAGACTGGACATAAGTATAGGCTCGCACCAACGACTTTTATACACAAATATGGGTCTTTACCTATGCATCATCTGTTTGTAAAGGTTGATGACGTTTTGACCAACGCTGAGATGATGCTACACGATTACAAAAAGAGGTACAGGTTTTATATCGCATCGCCGTGCTCTTTGGAGCAGGATCTCCGATCAGCAGCTGCAAAGTACCACTACTTCGAGCTTATCGAAGAGTTTTCCTACTACCCCCACTTTTGTACGGAAGCTTTTCCTAAATTCCCTTCGAGTCATGACCAATATTGTCTTGATAATACCTTTTTACGAGCAAATGAGTCTCGCGCTATAGATCTGAATATGTTACAAAGAATCTCGTGCTTTATGAAAAAGTTCTGTCTTAGGATTTATAGAGTTAAACCCGAAAGGAAACACCCAAGTGGTTACAGTTAA
- the LOC124635142 gene encoding 1,2-dihydroxy-3-keto-5-methylthiopentene dioxygenase, which translates to MVQAWYMDEEKTDQRLEHHKNPPEYVSLEDLFKKTGVEYFKLNVDTYTTDGVLDKLKQERGYTYEDEMTCSKECLPNYEEKIKSFFTEHLHTDEEIRFVLAGSGYFDVRDAQDQWIRIAVSAGDMIVIPSGIYHRFTLDSNNFIKAKRFFIGEPVWLPYNRPADDMDARKQYVEKLEKGFTVTAC; encoded by the exons ATGGTTCAAGCGTGGTATATGGACGAAGAAAAAACCGACCAGCGTTTGGAGCACCATAAGAATCCGCCAGAGTACGTTTCTCTCGAGGATTTGTTCAAGAAAACCGGCGTCGAATATTTTAAA TTGAACGTAGACACATACACAACTGATGGAGTACTGGACAAGCTGAAGCAGGAGCGAGGGTATACGTATGAGGATGAGATGACGTGCTCCAAGGAGTGCTTGCCCAACTACGAAGAGAAGATCAAGTCCTTCTTCACAGAGCATCTGCACACGGATGAGGAGATTAG ATTTGTGCTGGCCGGTTCGGGGTACTTCGACGTGCGCGACGCTCAGGACCAGTGGATACGCATCGCGGTCAGCGCCGGAGACATGATCGTTATCCCCAGTGGCATCTACCATCGGTTCACGCTTGATTCTAAT AACTTCATAAAGGCAAAGCGGTTCTTCATTGGGGAGCCAGTGTGGCTGCCGTACAACCGGCCGGCAGATGACATGGACGCTCGCAAACAATATGTGGAGAAACTGGAGAAAGGGTTCACTGTCACTGCTTGTTAA
- the LOC124635127 gene encoding uncharacterized protein LOC124635127, which translates to MGRKRKNPIYSYYIYNNETNKSKCQMEGCQKAIRGHHAGNLVRHFFTQHRAEYNKMQERTLSDKDVNSLTEYNKVLECCINLVAIHGRPLSLLEDEAFQSLISMIPNPGLTPNIRNIRTCIENKAYDVRKKIYEELKNKLVCLKIDVASVKSRRFLGINLQFILDKKLQLRNLCVVELHERNTAAFLKDTVLMVLSRYGIEPRQLYSITSDNGANMLAMSRQIEEEIQDCLEDFSNTEEQVEESDIIFSPADSQEMLDLVESLEFERENIAQPIVTAVRCAAHTLQLAVRDACKELEPVFELCRRAVRTLRTPNVALELKRNQLLQAILDCPTRWDSTADMLDRLVNLKDFCKEHYSDLIGDETWSKIEESLQALKPCRVLSKRLQEEQLTFGDFYIYWIKCITELEQMNTPIAIYLVICMKAREGNLLTNDTFLSAVYMDPRVNSILSEEQNERARIHLMHTHQRYINLQLQTQDRPTNENDLNQDNVPHTSRSNIDSFFERRYRERQRERPTEACNQLKHSLIDFLNSPLLPTHENILKYWYEKRFTDPQLYSLSTIALATPPTQVSVERLFSSLKFILNNLRMSLKDSIIDDILLVRNNSIYEKSD; encoded by the exons ATGGGACGTAAAAGAAAAAACCCAATTTACTCGTATTACATTTACAATAACGAAACTAACAAATCAAAATGTCAAATGGAAGGATGCCAGAAAGCAATAcga GGACATCATGCCGGAAATTTAGTACGACATTTTTTTACGCAGCATCGTGCTGAATATAACAAGATGCAAGAAAGGACTTTGTCTGATAAAGATGTAAATTCTTTAACAGAATACAATAAAGTTCTTGAATGCTGCATAAATTTAGTTGCAATCCACGGCAGGCCGTTGTCTTTGCTAGAAGATGAGGCATTCCAAAGTTTAATTTCAATGATACCTAATCCTGGGTTAACACCTAATATTAGAAACATAAGAACATGTATTGAGAATAAAGCCTACGATGTCCGAAAGAAGATCTATgaggaattaaaaaataaactggtATGTTTAAAAATTGATGTAGCTTCTGTTAAATCAAGAAGATTCCTCGGAATaaatttgcagttcattttagATAAGAAGCTGCAGCTTCGTAATTTGTGTGTAGTTGAGCTTCATGAACGGAATACTGCAGCATTCTTGAAAGACACAGTGTTGATGGTTTTAAGCCGCTACGGAATCGAGCCTCGGCAGCTATACTCCATCACCTCGGACAACGGCGCTAATATGCTTGCAATGTCTCGTCAAATTGAAGAAGAAATACAGGATTGTCTTGAAGATTTTAGTAACACTGAAGAACAGGTTGAGGAATCTGATATTATATTTTCACCAGCAGATAGTCAGGAAATGCTTGATTTGGTGGAAAGTTTGGAGTTCGAAAGGGAAAATATAGCCCAACCTATCGTGACAGCTGTACGTTGTGCCGCGCATACATTGCAGCTTGCTGTGAGAGATGCCTGCAAAGAACTTGAACCCGTTTTCGAATTGTGTCGTCGTGCAGTAAGAACTCTTCGTACACCTAACGTGGCACTTGAATTAAAGCGTAACCAATTGCTTCAGGCTATTCTGGATTGTCCAACTCGATGGGACTCTACCGCCGATATGTTGGACAGGCTAGTTAACCTAAAAGACTTTTGTAAAGAACATTACTCAGACTTAATTGGAGATGAGACATGGTCAAAAATTGAAGAAAGCTTGCAGGCTCTCAAACCGTGCAGAGTACTATCCAAACGGTTGCAAGAAGAACAATTAACATTCGGTGatttttacatttattggaTAAAATGTATTACAGAGTTAGAACAAATGAATACTCCTATTGCAATATATTTGGTTATATGTATGAAAGCGAGAGAGGGCAATCTTCTGACCAACGACACGTTTTTATCTGCTGTTTATATGGATCCGAGAGTAAATTCTATACTTTCCGAAGAACAAAACGAACGAGCTCGTATTCATTTAATGCATACACACCAAAGATATATTAATTTGCAATTGCAAACTCAGGATCGACCAACAAATGAAAATGATCTTAATCAAGATAATGTCCCGCACACATCACGAAGTAATATAGATAGTTTCTTTGAAAGGCGATATAGAGAACGTCAGAGAGAACGACCAACAGAAGCTTGCAATCAATTAAAACACTCTTtgattgattttttaaattcgcCACTTTTGCCAACGCATGagaacattttgaaatattggtACGAAAAAAGGTTTACTGATCCACAACTTTATTCTTTATCCACTATAGCCTTGGCTACTCCACCAACGCAGGTTAGTGTTGAAAGGTTGTTTTCGTCGctgaaattcattttaaataatctaaGAATGTCATTAAAAGACTCCATAATTGATGATATCTTGTTAGTAAGAAACAACAGCATCTATGAGAAATcagattaa
- the LOC124635135 gene encoding uncharacterized protein LOC124635135, whose translation MDSSDEEPNTDLPDSQPFFTEIETDVDPITDLPDGKPFCIEKEDFNPNISLPDKQTSLTEKDIITGKEIKRHATLNEEESQSLLAPKRRTIGIQMSLITVPQSKDTQKPQEEPVLPSQNSKQQNVKYQCVPCNITNNQKDMRNEYYGKLISSELDFVEPCMRTYVYVEILKLIHRNKHRHMPHEKGT comes from the exons ATGGACAGTTCAG atgAAGAGCCAAATACTGATTTACCAGACAGCCAACCATTTTTTACTGAAATAGAAACTGATGTTGATCCAATTACTGATTTACCAGACGGCAAACCATTTTGTATTGAAAAAGAGGATTTCAACCCAAATATCAGTTTACCAGACAAACAAACCTCTCTTACTGAAAAAGATATAATAACTGGAAAAG aaatcaaAAGACATGCAACATTAAATGAGGAAGAATCGCAATCTCTATTAGCACCGAAAAGACgtacaatag GAATACAAATGAGTCTAATTACTGTTCCGCAAAGCAAGGATACCCAGAAGCCTCAGGAGGAACCTGTTTTACCAAGTCAAAATTCAAAGCAACAAAATGTAAAATACCAGTGTGTACCGTGCAACATAACCAACAATCAGAAAGATATGAGAAATGAATATTATGGAAAACTTATTTCGTCAGAGTTAGATTTTGTCGAGCCATGCATGCGGACTTATGTATATGTGGAAATATTAAAGCTAATACACAGGAATAAGCACAGGCACATGCCGCACGAAAAAGGAACCtga